A genomic stretch from Apodemus sylvaticus chromosome 12, mApoSyl1.1, whole genome shotgun sequence includes:
- the Ascl5 gene encoding achaete-scute homolog 5, with translation MNSNFCRALVDHGSPGGIQLGVVAPAGQTPLPATEPLGNVPFLLYPGHSEPPYYDAYAGVFPYVPFPGAFGVYDYPFEPAFIQKRNERERQRVKCVNEGYARLRGHLPGSLAEKRLSKVETLRAAIRYIKYLQELLSAAPDGAPPAATSPPPAHAGHDNAPQPPSLESSGSAFSSSPFLESEEASL, from the coding sequence ATGAACAGTAATTTCTGTCGAGCTCTGGTGGACCACGGGTCACCGGGAGGCATACAGCTGGGTGTCGTGGCCCCTGCAGGACAGACACCGCTGCCAGCCACTGAGCCCCTGGGCAACGTACCCTTTCTACTGTACCCCGGCCACTCTGAGCCGCCTTACTACGACGCCTACGCTGGGGTGTTTCCCTACGTGCCCTTCCCCGGCGCCTTCGGGGTTTACGACTACCCGTTCGAGCCCGCCTTCATCCAGAAGCGCAACGAGCGGGAGCGGCAGCGGGTCAAGTGCGTGAACGAGGGCTACGCGCGCCTCCGTGGTCACCTCCCGGGCTCTCTGGCCGAGAAGCGGCTCAGCAAGGTGGAGACACTGCGCGCCGCCATCCGCTACATCAAATACCTGCAGGAGCTGCTGAGCGCCGCCCCCGACGGCGCGCCACCCGCCGCCACCTCCCCGCCGCCCGCCCACGCGGGCCACGACAACGCGCCGCAGCCCCCCTCCCTGGAGTCCAGTGGGTCCGCCTTTTCCTCTTCGCCTTTTTTGGAGTCGGAGGAAGCCAGCCTTTGA